The following are encoded in a window of Paenibacillaceae bacterium GAS479 genomic DNA:
- a CDS encoding 2-oxoisovalerate dehydrogenase E2 component (dihydrolipoyl transacylase): MKAGTVQEIVMPQLAESVVNATIERWLKQPGDSVGMYEPLCEIITEKVGAEIPSTIKGTLVKLLVGAGETVDVGTPICLIEVEADQAATSAQAASQAATTASVGAGPSSGEATNRAGLSASAARPELGDVSMRGRYSPAVLQLSAQHNINPADVPGTGAGGRVTRKDILAFVAGGGKATQSQVTGREASSAAASAATAPAQPAIQPGDRIIEPQGPVRSTGLHLTEPPRVPKIEVEAQQVPGRGEYFIDVTPVRNTIASRMRQSVNEIPHGWMMIEVDVTNLVVLRSKLKDEFIKREGTNLTYLSFFIKAVVNAIKDFPIINSVWAVDKIIVKRDINISLSVGTEDSVVTPVIRNADQKNIAGLAHEIETLARKTREGKLRLDDVQGGTFTVNNTGSFGAILTQPIINYPQAAIITFESIVKRPVVINDMLAVRSMANICLSLDHRILDGVICGRFLQRVKENLEGFNSETQLY; encoded by the coding sequence ATGAAAGCAGGAACTGTTCAAGAGATCGTCATGCCCCAGCTGGCGGAATCGGTCGTGAACGCCACCATCGAGCGTTGGCTGAAGCAGCCCGGCGATTCGGTAGGCATGTATGAACCGTTATGTGAAATCATAACGGAGAAAGTTGGAGCCGAGATTCCTTCGACAATTAAGGGCACGCTCGTCAAGCTGCTCGTAGGCGCTGGCGAAACGGTCGATGTTGGCACGCCGATCTGCTTGATCGAGGTTGAAGCGGATCAAGCTGCAACTTCAGCTCAAGCTGCATCTCAAGCGGCGACTACAGCTTCAGTGGGAGCAGGACCATCGTCCGGCGAGGCGACGAATCGCGCAGGTTTGTCTGCCAGCGCGGCGCGGCCGGAGCTTGGCGATGTCAGCATGCGGGGGCGTTACTCCCCAGCTGTATTGCAATTGTCAGCGCAGCATAACATCAACCCCGCCGATGTGCCGGGTACAGGCGCGGGCGGGCGTGTGACGCGCAAAGACATTCTGGCCTTTGTCGCAGGGGGCGGCAAGGCGACGCAGAGCCAGGTTACTGGCCGTGAGGCGTCCTCAGCGGCAGCTTCAGCAGCCACAGCTCCTGCACAGCCGGCGATACAGCCGGGTGATCGCATTATTGAACCGCAAGGGCCGGTACGCAGCACAGGCTTGCATCTTACTGAGCCGCCGCGTGTTCCGAAGATCGAGGTAGAGGCGCAGCAAGTTCCGGGTCGCGGAGAATATTTCATCGACGTGACACCGGTGCGCAATACAATTGCCTCACGGATGCGCCAGAGCGTGAATGAGATCCCGCATGGCTGGATGATGATCGAGGTGGACGTGACCAACCTGGTCGTTCTGCGCAGCAAGCTCAAGGACGAGTTTATAAAGCGCGAGGGAACGAATCTGACGTATTTGTCCTTTTTCATCAAGGCGGTCGTCAATGCAATTAAGGATTTCCCGATCATCAACTCGGTTTGGGCAGTCGATAAAATTATCGTCAAACGTGATATCAATATATCGCTGTCGGTAGGTACGGAGGATTCCGTTGTAACCCCGGTTATAAGAAACGCCGACCAGAAAAATATCGCTGGTCTCGCTCATGAGATTGAGACGCTTGCTCGCAAAACACGAGAGGGCAAGCTGCGGCTGGACGATGTGCAGGGCGGTACGTTTACGGTGAATAATACGGGATCGTTCGGGGCTATTTTGACTCAGCCGATCATCAACTACCCGCAGGCGGCGATCATTACTTTCGAGTCGATCGTTAAACGGCCGGTCGTTATTAATGACATGCTTGCTGTGCGATCGATGGCGAACATCTGTCTGTCGCTGGATCACCGAATTCTTGACGGGGTCATTTGCGGACGTTTCCTGCAGCGGGTGAAGGAGAATCTCGAGGGCTTTAACTCGGAAACACAACTATACTGA
- a CDS encoding 2-oxoisovalerate dehydrogenase E1 component alpha subunit: MSRPQVELRHHELGLSDQDAIDMYSMMKSARMFDERVLLLQRAGKINFHVSGIGQEAAQVAAAWALNREEDYFLPYYRDYGFVLSVGMTLRELMLSVFAKAEDPASGGRQMPGHFGHKKLRIVTGSSPVTTQVPHAVGIALAAKMKGEKLVSFVTFGEGSSNQGDFHEGCNFAGVHKLPVILMCENNQYAISVPVHKQLGGKVADRALGYGFTGLRVDGNDALAVFQTVKEARERALSGEGPTLIEAMMYRLSPHSTSDNDLAYRTKEEVEENRARDGVIAFKQYLIQSGIWSEQQEEELAAVIRQEMDEATRYADEAPFPTPESTLWHVYAGDAPQEGY; this comes from the coding sequence ATGAGCCGACCACAGGTTGAATTACGGCATCACGAGTTAGGCCTGTCTGATCAGGATGCCATCGATATGTATTCGATGATGAAGAGCGCCCGTATGTTTGATGAGCGAGTGCTGTTGCTGCAGAGAGCGGGAAAAATCAATTTCCATGTCTCTGGCATCGGCCAAGAGGCTGCTCAGGTAGCGGCTGCTTGGGCGCTGAACCGAGAAGAGGATTATTTTCTGCCGTATTACCGGGATTATGGATTCGTCCTGTCCGTCGGAATGACGCTGCGTGAACTGATGCTTTCGGTATTCGCCAAAGCGGAAGATCCAGCAAGCGGCGGCCGGCAAATGCCAGGCCATTTCGGCCATAAAAAGCTAAGGATAGTGACTGGTTCTTCACCGGTTACGACCCAAGTCCCTCATGCTGTCGGCATCGCTTTAGCGGCCAAGATGAAGGGCGAGAAGCTTGTCAGTTTTGTTACTTTTGGGGAAGGATCGAGCAATCAGGGCGACTTCCATGAAGGTTGCAACTTTGCAGGTGTGCATAAACTACCGGTTATTCTGATGTGCGAAAACAACCAATACGCCATTTCTGTCCCTGTTCACAAGCAGCTTGGCGGAAAAGTAGCGGATCGCGCGCTTGGTTATGGCTTTACGGGATTGCGAGTGGATGGCAACGATGCATTAGCCGTTTTCCAAACGGTCAAGGAAGCTAGAGAACGCGCCTTGTCCGGCGAGGGGCCAACGCTGATCGAAGCGATGATGTATCGTTTGTCGCCTCATTCGACCTCGGATAACGATTTGGCTTACCGCACGAAGGAGGAAGTGGAGGAGAACCGCGCCCGCGACGGCGTGATCGCTTTCAAACAATACCTGATCCAGTCTGGCATATGGAGCGAGCAGCAAGAAGAAGAACTGGCTGCGGTTATCCGGCAAGAGATGGATGAGGCGACTCGTTATGCGGATGAAGCCCCGTTCCCGACTCCGGAGAGCACCCTTTGGCATGTATACGCGGGCGATGCGCCACAGGAGGGATATTAA
- a CDS encoding 2-oxoisovalerate dehydrogenase E1 component beta subunit: MPVMDYIEAIRVAMKEEMERDPDVFVLGEDVGVKGGVFTTTKGLQEQFGETRVMDTPLSESAIAGVAIGAAMYGMKPIAEMQYSDFMFPATNQIISEAAKIRYRSNNDWSCPVVIRAPIGGGIFGGLYHSQCPESVFFGTPGLKIVAPFTPADAKGLLLAAIRDPDPVLFFENKKCYRLITGPVPEGDYEVEIGKSNVLREGDDITVISYSLPLHFAMQAAEELAEEGINAHILDLRTLQPLDKQGILEAVRRTGKVLIIHEDNKTGGIGAEVSAIIAEEMLYELDAPIRRLCGPDVPAMPINPPGEKFFMLNKDKVLEAMRELALY, encoded by the coding sequence ATGCCGGTTATGGACTATATAGAAGCGATTCGTGTTGCCATGAAAGAGGAGATGGAGCGCGATCCAGATGTGTTCGTACTAGGTGAGGATGTTGGGGTCAAGGGCGGCGTATTTACGACGACCAAAGGGCTGCAGGAGCAGTTCGGCGAGACTCGTGTCATGGATACTCCGCTGTCGGAGTCAGCTATCGCAGGCGTGGCTATCGGCGCGGCTATGTATGGGATGAAGCCGATTGCCGAGATGCAGTATTCCGATTTCATGTTCCCGGCGACAAATCAGATCATTAGCGAAGCGGCCAAAATCCGTTACCGGTCCAACAATGATTGGAGCTGTCCAGTTGTCATTCGCGCTCCGATTGGCGGCGGCATTTTTGGCGGGCTGTACCATTCTCAATGTCCGGAATCGGTCTTTTTCGGCACGCCGGGATTGAAAATTGTGGCGCCATTCACGCCTGCTGATGCGAAGGGGCTGCTGTTAGCCGCTATTCGCGATCCTGATCCGGTCCTCTTTTTTGAAAATAAAAAATGCTACCGCCTGATTACCGGACCTGTTCCCGAAGGGGATTATGAGGTCGAGATCGGCAAATCCAATGTGCTGCGCGAAGGGGATGACATTACTGTCATCAGCTACAGCCTGCCGCTTCATTTCGCTATGCAGGCCGCGGAAGAGCTCGCCGAAGAGGGCATTAACGCCCATATTCTTGATTTGCGCACGCTTCAGCCGCTGGACAAGCAAGGGATCCTTGAGGCAGTACGTCGTACCGGTAAGGTTCTGATCATTCATGAGGACAACAAAACGGGCGGCATTGGAGCGGAAGTGTCGGCCATCATCGCCGAAGAGATGTTGTATGAGCTCGACGCGCCAATCCGCCGGTTATGCGGGCCAGACGTGCCAGCGATGCCGATCAACCCACCTGGAGAGAAATTTTTCATGTTGAACAAAGATAAAGTGCTTGAGGCGATGAGAGAGCTGGCTCTCTACTGA
- a CDS encoding stage IV sporulation protein B: MNANQRKRWFGLVLVFFVCMIGISSPFLNYASFPNELRLFSGQLKRLEYNMPVHADMTVDSNILHVNGKAEHRQVLDLKKPISIEPHHSGRATMSLKLFGKIPFKTVHVDVVPDLKVIPGGQTIGVKVKSSGVLVVGHHLVHEKADTKVSPGEIAGIRLGDLIMEIDGHRVREVKQIAKYTEQAGSNQHSMKLTIKRSGKLMNVKLKPAYDYEDSAWRIGLYIRDSAAGVGTLTFFAPDQGVYGALGHVITDLDTGTAIEVGEGQILESNVTSINKSQNGEPGEKRATFVNEANILGNIERNTPFGIFGKMGQLPGHSYQSEAVPVAFSEEVQEGPAEILTVLNGQKVERFKVQISHVSKQKQPATKGMVIKVTDPKLLELTGGIVQGMSGSPIIQNGKLIGAVTHVFVNDPSSGYGCFIEWMLQDAGIMLRTANKNLKAA; encoded by the coding sequence ATGAACGCCAACCAGCGGAAGCGGTGGTTCGGATTAGTTCTCGTATTCTTCGTTTGCATGATCGGCATCTCCAGTCCGTTCCTGAATTATGCCTCGTTTCCGAATGAACTGCGTTTGTTCTCCGGGCAATTGAAACGGCTGGAATACAACATGCCTGTCCATGCGGACATGACGGTGGATTCCAACATCCTTCATGTAAACGGGAAAGCTGAGCATCGCCAAGTGCTTGATTTGAAAAAGCCGATTTCCATCGAGCCGCATCACAGCGGTCGAGCTACAATGTCCCTGAAGCTGTTTGGCAAAATTCCTTTTAAAACGGTTCATGTTGATGTCGTCCCTGATCTTAAGGTGATACCAGGTGGACAAACCATTGGTGTCAAAGTGAAGTCCTCCGGTGTCCTTGTTGTTGGCCATCATCTTGTACATGAAAAAGCCGATACTAAAGTTTCTCCGGGAGAGATAGCTGGCATCCGTCTAGGCGATCTGATTATGGAAATTGACGGTCACAGAGTTCGCGAAGTTAAGCAAATTGCAAAGTACACCGAACAAGCAGGAAGCAATCAGCATTCGATGAAGCTAACAATCAAACGTTCAGGAAAACTTATGAACGTCAAGCTCAAACCTGCTTACGACTATGAGGATAGTGCATGGAGGATTGGATTGTATATTCGCGATTCAGCTGCTGGTGTTGGTACGTTGACCTTCTTTGCTCCTGATCAAGGCGTCTATGGTGCATTAGGTCATGTAATTACTGATCTCGACACAGGTACGGCAATTGAAGTCGGCGAAGGTCAGATATTAGAATCCAATGTTACGTCGATTAACAAAAGTCAGAACGGTGAGCCAGGAGAAAAGCGAGCTACATTTGTAAATGAAGCGAATATTTTGGGTAATATCGAACGTAATACGCCATTCGGCATATTTGGCAAGATGGGGCAGCTTCCAGGTCATAGTTATCAGTCCGAAGCAGTTCCAGTCGCTTTTTCTGAAGAGGTGCAAGAAGGTCCAGCTGAAATTCTTACCGTCCTAAATGGACAGAAAGTTGAACGTTTCAAAGTTCAAATCAGTCATGTAAGTAAGCAGAAGCAACCTGCAACAAAAGGAATGGTTATTAAAGTTACCGATCCTAAATTACTGGAACTGACTGGCGGTATTGTACAGGGAATGTCAGGCAGTCCAATCATTCAAAATGGTAAATTAATTGGAGCTGTAACCCATGTATTTGTCAATGATCCTTCATCGGGATATGGATGTTTCATTGAATGGATGCTTCAAGATGCTGGCATTATGTTGCGAACAGCTAACAAAAATCTCAAGGCTGCTTAA
- a CDS encoding dihydrolipoamide dehydrogenase translates to MPIQVDVAVLGGGPGGYTAAIRAAQEGKKVAIVERSQLGGTCLHQGCIPSKALLRSAEVYASLLHADTYGIKIDREAFKLDFSAVQARKEKTVEQLHRGLIQLMKKHGIEVIYGKGRIVGPSIFSPKSGSLAVELDNGEMESVVSRHLIVATGSRPRQLPGLEADGVHLLTSDDALKLEALPETLLIAGGGVIGVEWASMLSDFGTKVTLVEAASRLLPAEDPDVSAAIAKALGSRGVRILTGAAIQANSLVIGDAGVSITAKIGENEEILTADKLLVSVGRQANVESIGLENTDIAVQNGWIKVKATLQTGEPHIYAIGDVTGGVQLAHAAAHEGIFAVEHLLGLDPQPLADHRIPRCVYSRPETASVGYTEEQARAKGHDPVVAKIPFAAIAKAIVQGDTEGFVKVISDRDSQDLLGVHMVGAHVTELIAEASLAQYLDAVPWEVGSSFHPHPSLSEALGEAMLAINGKALNF, encoded by the coding sequence ATGCCAATTCAAGTGGATGTTGCTGTGCTCGGAGGCGGCCCTGGTGGTTACACGGCTGCAATTAGGGCTGCTCAGGAAGGGAAAAAGGTTGCGATCGTTGAACGGAGTCAATTGGGAGGAACCTGCCTTCACCAAGGTTGTATTCCAAGCAAAGCTTTGCTGCGAAGCGCAGAGGTTTATGCCTCCCTGCTGCATGCCGATACATATGGAATCAAAATCGATCGGGAAGCGTTCAAACTGGATTTCAGTGCTGTCCAGGCCCGCAAGGAAAAGACGGTTGAACAGTTGCATCGCGGGCTCATTCAGCTGATGAAAAAGCACGGTATTGAAGTCATTTACGGTAAAGGAAGAATTGTCGGTCCTTCGATCTTTTCTCCGAAGAGTGGTTCACTTGCTGTTGAGCTTGATAATGGTGAGATGGAATCGGTCGTCTCCCGCCATCTGATCGTTGCAACGGGCTCCAGACCTCGTCAATTACCAGGACTTGAGGCAGATGGTGTTCATTTGCTTACTAGCGACGACGCTCTGAAGTTGGAAGCCTTGCCGGAAACGCTTCTCATTGCAGGTGGTGGGGTTATCGGCGTTGAATGGGCAAGCATGCTGAGCGACTTCGGAACGAAAGTCACGTTAGTTGAAGCTGCTTCTCGTCTGCTGCCAGCAGAGGATCCGGATGTATCGGCTGCTATAGCCAAGGCGCTGGGCTCTCGCGGCGTGCGCATCCTGACTGGGGCGGCAATTCAAGCCAACTCGCTCGTAATTGGCGATGCTGGTGTATCGATTACAGCGAAGATTGGTGAAAACGAAGAAATTCTCACTGCGGACAAGCTGCTCGTCTCGGTGGGCAGGCAGGCGAATGTTGAAAGCATTGGTCTGGAAAACACGGATATTGCAGTTCAAAATGGATGGATCAAAGTTAAAGCAACTCTTCAGACTGGTGAGCCGCATATCTATGCTATCGGCGATGTAACGGGTGGTGTTCAGCTTGCCCATGCAGCCGCTCATGAAGGAATTTTTGCAGTGGAGCATTTGCTAGGTCTTGATCCACAGCCGCTTGCTGATCATCGTATTCCGCGGTGCGTGTACAGCCGTCCGGAAACAGCCAGCGTCGGTTATACCGAGGAGCAAGCCCGTGCCAAAGGGCATGATCCTGTTGTGGCCAAAATTCCATTCGCTGCTATTGCCAAAGCGATCGTGCAAGGCGACACGGAAGGGTTTGTAAAGGTGATTTCTGACAGAGACAGCCAGGATCTACTTGGAGTTCATATGGTTGGGGCGCATGTGACCGAGCTGATTGCAGAAGCATCGCTGGCGCAATATTTGGATGCAGTTCCTTGGGAAGTCGGATCGAGCTTCCATCCACATCCGAGTCTGTCAGAAGCGTTAGGCGAAGCAATGCTCGCGATAAACGGCAAAGCGTTGAATTTTTAG
- a CDS encoding two-component system, response regulator, stage 0 sporulation protein A, with protein sequence MPKIEVLLADDNREFTNLLSEYISEQDDMEVTGIAYNGEEVLRLLKETDRIPDVLILDIIMPHLDGLGVLERLRESSIQPMPKIIMLTAFGQENITQKAVQLGASYYILKPFDMEMLANRVRQLVGNQNVMSTSSSSSAFSSASSLIKSNVVPIAKGKNLDANITSIIHEIGVPAHIKGYQYLREAITMVYNNIEILGAITKTLYPAIAEKFKTTPSRVERAIRHAIEVAWTRGNIDSISHLFGYTINISKSKPTNSEFIAMVADKLRIEHKVS encoded by the coding sequence TTGCCTAAGATTGAAGTATTACTGGCCGATGATAACCGTGAATTTACCAATTTATTGTCCGAATATATCTCCGAGCAGGATGATATGGAAGTAACTGGTATTGCCTACAACGGTGAAGAAGTGCTGCGTCTGCTCAAGGAAACAGATCGTATTCCAGATGTACTGATTCTGGATATCATTATGCCTCATCTTGACGGTCTTGGCGTTTTGGAGCGTTTACGCGAAAGCAGTATTCAACCGATGCCCAAAATCATTATGCTTACGGCATTCGGACAAGAAAATATTACACAAAAAGCGGTTCAGCTTGGCGCATCATATTACATTCTGAAACCGTTTGATATGGAAATGCTTGCTAACCGAGTTCGTCAATTGGTCGGCAATCAAAATGTAATGTCGACATCGTCGTCATCCAGTGCCTTCTCCAGTGCTTCTTCTTTGATCAAGTCCAATGTTGTACCGATTGCTAAGGGCAAAAATTTGGATGCTAATATTACGAGCATAATTCATGAAATAGGTGTTCCTGCACATATTAAAGGGTATCAGTATCTCCGTGAAGCGATTACGATGGTTTACAACAATATTGAAATTTTAGGCGCAATTACGAAAACGCTATACCCGGCGATTGCGGAGAAGTTCAAAACGACTCCTTCCCGCGTTGAACGTGCTATCCGTCACGCGATTGAAGTCGCTTGGACGCGCGGCAACATCGACAGCATCAGCCATCTGTTCGGCTATACGATCAACATAAGTAAGTCAAAACCGACTAATAGTGAGTTCATTGCGATGGTCGCTGATAAGCTGCGTATTGAGCATAAGGTGAGCTGA